The region GACGATGGCGGCGCGGGTGCCGTCCACGGCGAAGCGCACGATGCCTTCCTTGGCTTCACGGTCGCCCTTCTTGACGGCCTTGGCGATGCCGCGCTCGCGCAGCAGGGCGATGGCCTTCTCTTCGTTGTTGTCGGCGTCGGCGAGGGCCTTCTTGACGTCCATCATGCCCGCGCCGGTCAGTTCGCGGAGTTTCTTGATCGATTCCAGCATGGTGTTGCCTCCTGTGGGCGTGAAGCCCGCATCTCGGGCTTCGGAGTCGGGTTCGGAGCTGCGCTGCGCGGGAAAAGGGGGGCGCGCCCTTGATCGGCCTGCGCCGGGACGCGTCCCCCCTGGGTCCCGTGCTTAGGCTTCGGCCTGTTCGGTGGCTTCGGTCTGCTCGGCTTCGGCCGCGCCGACGTCCTCGCCGCCGCCGCGCGCCTCGACCAGCAGGTCGCCGATGCGGTGGGTAATCAGCTGGATGCTGCGGATCGCGTCGTCGTTGCCGGGCACGATGTAGTCGATGACATCGGGGTCACTGTCGGTGTCGGCCAGGGCGATGACGGGAATCCCGAGCTTGTTCGCTTCCTGCACGGCGATGACTTCCTTGGTGGGGTCCACCACGAAGATCGCGTCGGGCAGGCGGGTCATCTTGCGGATGCCACCCACGAAGCGCTGGAGGCGCTCGCGCTCGGCGGCCAGCTTGATGCGCTCGGCCTTGGTGCGGTCGTTGACGCGCTCGGACTCGAACAGGTCGTCGAGTTCGTTCAGGCGGTCAATGCGGGTGCGCATGGTCTTGAAGTTCGTGAGCATGCCGCCCAGCCAGCGGCTGGTGACGAAGGGCATGCCGGTGCGGCGCGCCTCGAGCTCCACGATCTCCTGGGCCTGCTTCTTCGTCCCGACGAACAGGATGACGCCGCCGCGCTCGGAGAGTTCCTTGATGAAGTCGAAGCTGCGGTCGACCTGCTTGAGGGTCTTCTGCAGGTCGATGATGAAGATGCCGTTGCGCTCGGCGAAGATGAAGCGCTTGAAACGGGGGTTCCAGCGCTTGGTTTCGTGACCGAAGTGAACTCCGGCTTCCAGCAGCTGCTTCATGCTGATGTACGACATGGTGACTCCTGAGCGTTGTGTTCGGGAAAAGTTTGCCGTCCTCGTGCCAGCCCCGCGTCAGGTTTCCCTTCCGCATGTGGTGGGGCCAGGCCGCAGCGCGACGCTCGAGCGCGCAGGGCAGGATCACGGGGGCACCCAAACGAACATTATACGCGATCGGAGGCCCGCACGGGAAGGGGAGAGCAGCAGACGGGCCACCCGGACTGAAGGACGGCTCAGAGGAGGCTGTGGGCCAGCGCCGAGATCGCCAGCGACTGCCGCGCCTGTTCCTCCTGGCCGTCCTCCAGATGCCACGCCGCCGAGAGACCCGCGTACGCCCCCACCCACGCCAGCAGCCGCGCGCGGTCCAGCCCCGCCTCCCGCGCGATCAGGGCAGACTGGCGTTCGAGCCGCCCCGGCCCCAGCGCGTGGTCCGGCGCCGGGTTGCACAGCATGTTCGCGAAATCGAAGGTCCGCTCCCCGATCAGCCCCTTCGGGTCGATGACCAGCCAGCCCCGCTCCGGGCTGCGCAGGACGTTCCCGTGATGCAGGTCCCCGTGCAGCGGACGCACGTCCCGCTGGTCCGCCAGCAGGCGCCGCGCGGTGGCCCAGGCCCGCGCGAAGCCCTCCCCATGTCCCTGTGCGGCCTCCAGCGACCCGAACCAGCGAGGGAG is a window of Deinococcus grandis DNA encoding:
- the rpsB gene encoding 30S ribosomal protein S2 → MSYISMKQLLEAGVHFGHETKRWNPRFKRFIFAERNGIFIIDLQKTLKQVDRSFDFIKELSERGGVILFVGTKKQAQEIVELEARRTGMPFVTSRWLGGMLTNFKTMRTRIDRLNELDDLFESERVNDRTKAERIKLAAERERLQRFVGGIRKMTRLPDAIFVVDPTKEVIAVQEANKLGIPVIALADTDSDPDVIDYIVPGNDDAIRSIQLITHRIGDLLVEARGGGEDVGAAEAEQTEATEQAEA
- a CDS encoding aminoglycoside phosphotransferase family protein; this encodes MSVAAYLSRWGLMPDGAAIRTPGSDLMPVRWQGRAAMLKVARSAEEVRGHDLMVWLDGLGAARMFRREGAALLLERLEPMPSLADWALAGQDDAATRVLCGAAAGVHVARVTPWPELPGLPRWFGSLEAAQGHGEGFARAWATARRLLADQRDVRPLHGDLHHGNVLRSPERGWLVIDPKGLIGERTFDFANMLCNPAPDHALGPGRLERQSALIAREAGLDRARLLAWVGAYAGLSAAWHLEDGQEEQARQSLAISALAHSLL